GTATTAAAATACTAATTACAGCTAAAAGAAGCCGCTGCAGCCTGAACGAAATGCACTCAGAGTACTTACTTGTCGCAATTCGACATGCAGGCTATTGCATAGCGTCGCGCCACTATAACAAACTATTTTTCAGATAATTAGTGCGCGGCTTTGGAACAACCAGTCTGCACTCGGAGTCTCTCAACGAATAGTCAATTGAATATAAAATTGAAACAAGAGAATTATGGCGACTCGAAGATAGTCGGATAAAagccgagtgctcctttgcaagaATCGaacctacaatcatggacaaaaccCTTGGGAAGGTAGgacttttgacgtcttcattgcttctctcccctccctccccccccccccccattcaatgttgtgcaaaactgaatggttttagtgggaaattgttttgttaccttccaacattgaataggggagAGGGGGGTTATATAAGAAaaggtgaaactatttcttttgcgctttaacagaagcgggttgaagtaCAGCTCTGTTGCGGTTCATTTACATagccttcccaactactttagTCTATGATTGTAGGTCATTAAACTGTCATTAAACTAAGTTTAGGTAACAATTgtctagcctgcgagcaagctctcatTGGCGCTGCGGAACGAGTGGCGAAGCCACGAGAAACGGAGTTCAAAGTGAGTCCGCGAGGAACCTCGCGCGAAAAAAATGAGAGCCTGTAAGAATGGCATTGTTTACCGAATACAGCGCGTTCGTCCACGAACGCAGCGTTCTGATTGGTGAGAAATGACAGGTCCTGTTGTTATGTAGATGTATTCCCACTAAAAGCTTCCACGTGCAATTTGCGCTCATGGTTGTTCATTGATGCTCAATTTCTATCGGCTAATAATTTGACAGCGAATTAGCGAGTTGTCAAATTTTTGACACCTGTGGAGGGGCCGGATTCGAAAAACAATACCTTCCTTGTCGGTCGTCGCTTCTTGTAAGGCCTTTCGCGAGCTCGCGTTGGTCGCCCGTTCGTTTCTCGCGGCTTCGCCACTTGTTCCCAGAGGGCCAATGAGAACCTGCTCGCATACTACACTCCATgggccactttcgaaaataccatgatactctttgtttgtccccaaAATTTAGCTTAAGCATTGATTCTAGTTTcttttgggacttacaatggtcccaagagaaaacgaaaacaatgcttatgcaaaatttggagagacaaacaaagagtattatggtattttcgaaagtggcctatacCGCTAGGACTGAAATTTCCCGATGGGTGCATTATCGTTATTGCAGTCAAGGATGAGGCGAATGTTAACCGCGTTCGATGTAGATGATAAATGTAATTATACTTAAACGATGCAAGatttattgaatgaaataaatgtttttggttgaagtgcaggttatagttCAAAGGGAAAAGTGATCCTCTGGACAACGTGAGCAATTTTCTCTTATGGACACCTAAAAAGTTCAGGGGGCTCCAAAGGGATTAATTTTAATCCCATGACATTTGCGATGCGATGCAGTGCCCTAGTAGGCCATTTTGTTGAGCTCATGTGTTTACGTGAAAGGATTGATGAATCACATAAATGCATATGTGAAAGGGAGAAATGATCCGCGCACTTATCACCTTAAAGTTTCCGGCGGCTCCTACGAGATTCtgtgatgccagtgcaatgttctaccaactgagctatgaagtcactgagATGGGAGCAGAGACAATTCAGTGGTAAatttaattgtccagataaatgcGTGGATCACTGCCCTTCTTTCACCGCAGAGATTTATCTCAGTATTTTTCGACAGAAAACTTCGGGAACACGCAAGCACTGCTTTGAGAAGAATAACCGCCAACCCAGATAGAACGACGGCTTTGTCTGCCTTTAGCCAAGCAGTTAATTTAAAGACAGAGTTGCAAGAACAAACGTTTTCCCCCTCCAATAGTTCAAGGACATTCTCTTCCACTGAAGACAATGCACACGCACCTTCTAAGAGTCACCTGTTTGGATCCTCCAGCAGTGAAACTTTATTAGACAGAAATATCAGCTCAAATCTTCAAAGGACCCTCTCTGAAGTGACCTCCTTATTGGTCATTACATTTGAAAGTGATGCCCTTTGTACAAGTGGTTCAGAGAGACAGTTCTCACAACCACGCCATTTAGCGGAGCCAAGCTTAAGGTTAACCAGACTCAAGCAACcgaacaatttttttgcaaagGAGAAATATTTGAGTAGTCTACAAGTTCTTACGAACACGTTGATTGTTATATCAAATCTCATATTGATGAATGAAAAAATGGAAGACAAAAGTGGAGACATTCCTGATGAATTGAGGTATGTGCAGGATTAGTAGGAACCTCATATGGGTCAATTCAGTGTTTATCGATCACTCAAGAAGTCAGCACTAAATTccataattaattattaacgAAAGATTTTGTGCGTCATAttccaaataatatttttgaaacGGTGCCTAAAAAGTCGACATTTGGTTGGTCATATTTAGTTTGAACAACTTTGGAGGCGGTTTATGTtaagttaattaattattaattaatgtgTTAAtgcaacaaaatgtaaacaactccTCCAACAAAAAATTGCTTTTCATCTCTTCCTACCTGTGCTGCAAATCAACGAAAGAGAAAAAGGTGAAAGCAATGTGACTGGGATTGTGAAGGTTCAGTCTGCAGCTGGCTCTCCACTGCGCAAGGCTTACCAGGCGGGTTTTTCGATTTCTTGTTCGCCTCTCTTTAATTTATCTCAATATTGCGataattttgatgaaaaaaaatgATGCGTTGTTTTCTCCTCGGTGCACTTAGCCCGAGTTAAAAAATAGTTTTCAAAAGTTCGTCTAGgttttcaacctcgttcccagggtctgtTGTCTTCCCTTCACAGGAAGGGAagaggagagaccctggaaacaaGGTTGTTTGGTCTTAAGGCCACGATACCCTATGACCAACGTCGACGTCATTCTTGAAAAAAGGTTTCTCGTCTCCAGTATtagctaaaaaatagcaaaatcCGTGTGACAAAACTGTCTGTAGTAGGAGATGTGAGCGGCCAGTTTCTAGTTGTTGCAAATTGCTTGCCTATTCTTCAAGCAAAGAGATGGCTATTGACTTTTAATCATGTATTTTTATCTGCAttcttttttcttcattcaGGAAGTTGGACAACGCCGCTCTCGTTATTCAGCACGGTGGTCTTAAATTTCTTCCCGAGTTGGAATTCCTCAGCAACAAACTTCTGAAAGCGAACCCCCCTTCCTTCCATAAAATTGACCCAACAATTCTTCCGCCCAAAGAAAtaatcacaacaacaaaaaacgcaAGGACACACCTAATTTTTAGAAATACgattaaaaaaagtaaagagTCCGGCACAAAATACACCGATTTTGGATTTGAACCCAACGAAGTTGAATTTGTAAAGGCAGCTCTAGAATTGCTATGCATTTTTGCTGAAACTACGGCTCCCGAGTTTGACCCGTGCTTAGAGGACATCAGAGTGCTGGTGAATTCGCGTCCTAGCAGGAAAAAACGACATATATCCTTCCACAAGTCAGCTACTACAATGAACAATTCCTCTAAGGAGAATAAAAGAACAAACAGCAGCAAAAATCTACGAAAAAGGTTGGTGTAACTGTAATACTTTTTGTAGCAAGCGGGTGTGtggttttgttctttttgattggcactAGCATAAACAAAGCCCATCCTTCACCTCCACCCCAAGGACAAATGAAAGTGTTACTTTCCCCTTCCCTTCTCTTTCCTGATGGAAATGTTTGTACCCCTCATGGTTATATCTACCGATGGAACGTTGGTACCCATTCTTAGCCTACGCGTGAGAAAGTAAAACAACACAACAACAGAGCTAAAACGAAGCTTTAACGTTAAACAACCGACCTCCACATCCAAAGTAAAATATTAATGGCATTTGTGGATCTATATAATCAGTTTATACTGGACAGACAATTATTGAAGTGCCTCATTGGAGGGGTAGGGTCGTACCCCTTGTTGAACATTCATATTTCATTGGCTCTATAGTGTCgcacttcctattgttttctgtgctaaatccatcgTTAtttttgttcgttctattgttgTATGGAGCACCGCCGCTACCGGAAATTGGATCGATAAACAAAACTTACAGCGGTTTTATAGCTGAGGGCTTTAAAATATATTGCCTCAAGAGTGTTTCGATAAAGCTTTTCAGCCGGAAAGACTAACAAGAAATTGTTCTTTCtgttttatttatatttcagGCCATTGTCACGTAGTGTCTCTCTTGCGAGTATGGATACTTCGACTTCATCAAAACCATCCCAGTCCTCTTCATTAAATGGCGCATCAACGCAATTTGCCCAATCTACCAGTTCCCAAGACTCGCGCGATACAATTCATTACGTCAAACAAAGCCTTTTAGATTCTAAAGTTATTTATTGTTTGGCGCCATGGATAATGTGCGGTATTTATGACATCCAGGTAATTACGAACAAATCATTTCCGCTCTTCTTGTGGCTTCCGTTATTTTTTTTCGgggctttgttttttttagctGAGGAAATgacttttgtttccttttaacaACAATCACTAACCGCGAGTGACATTTTCCTACGTTAATGTTTTGATTTCTTGTTAGGCTAATGCCCTGAAAATCATACGGTATCTCCAACACAGTAAATATGCACCCTCTGTTCCACCCTCCCTCAATCATCCCTCAGCGAGAGAAGCATGGGCGTCAAAAGCGTCCTCTCATTCATCTCCTAAATTAAGGTCCAGAAGCAGCACTCTAAGTCAGCGGTCTCTGAACTCTCCGACGCCAGGTTGCAATGGTATGAATAAATCAAAGTATCTTGGGGTTACTTGTGTTCGACACGTCATTCAACACTGTGGAGGTTACTTACTGGACTCCCTGGGGCCTCCGGTATCACGTGCGCTGGGGAAGACAAGTTTGATGGTGATTCGAGAAGCTGTGATCAATGGCGCGGTAAATATAAGAAATGtactattttgtttgtttttttttatatacgAAAGCGATCATCACAGTTTGGGAAGCAACTTGAAAAGCCTGAAAACAATCCACTCTATTTTTGTGCAAATagcttcttttctttcattaaaTTAGGATCCATtctagtcacgtgagtgaataCGCTCTATACTGTTGTgttttcaagtaaagctatgatcctcgcagttatggactcAATTTTTAGTaattgcgaagagaagcctgaaaaactcaggacttcaacggggtttgagcccgtgacctcgcgataccggtgcgacgctctaaccaaatgagctatgaagccactgacggtGGAAGCTgctcatttgtgggttctaattttcccgtgaggaaggaatcaatgaacgaaatgatatatgaaatgaatcatatactgaaccgaagacatgaaatcaagtaaagctatgatcctcgcagttatggaagCAATTTATATTATAAAGTCCCAGCTTGATTAACAATGCAACGTCGTATATGAGAACTGCGGATACGAACCGACTTTTTAAGCGAGAGATGTCGCATTTAATGAAGCAGCTGAGGCAGTTGTAAAGATGTCTGAAAATGGTcattactaataataataataataataataataataataataataataataataataataataataataataataataataataataataataataataataataatacgtgacctgctaatcgccctttctcgcagtgggagactgaattgctaagggcgcggctcaacgagatcggaccgaaggagctgtgctgccggctaggcgctcggctcctgaacacgacccatggatgacctcggagcacagcagcacagcctgatggaataggctgtgagtcgattttgctgagggaggaaaaccggagtacccggagaaataccctcggagtcaggttgagatcgactgaaactcaagcCACATACGATCCCGGGgccgagagttgaacccgggtcgcagaggtggaaggcactgttgataaccactaagccatcctgactcccctaGATACTGGCCAACATCTCTATGTTAGATTTGTGTCTAAGTAAAATGCGAGCCAACGTTGGCTGGGATACACAGCGTTCTGACTGCCCTGGGAACGGGATAAAATAATAAGTTTCAGactctaaacaaaacaaaattttgcgTAACATTCAGCGCGTGAAATATTTGCACACTACGACCTCATGGGATGCTAAATGCCCCGATACGTTTTCCAGCGATAATGGTACACTTAGAATTTTCTCCTGTTAGCATAGCTTGCGATGTATGTTTCTGtgaagttattttattttatatagatgctgcatttgaaaaaatcagaaagaaataaaattaacagaCGTTCCAGCAGTGCTACGGCATGTAAATATTTCCCATATAATTTATATCTATGCAATTGCCAAAGAGGAAAGACCGCCATCTTTTTTCTTTAGCTGGATACACGCTTGAAAATCATAAAGCTTGGATGCTTTGCCCACGTGATTGAACACATCCGgggaaatgaagatgacgaGGATCTGCAGGCGCTAGGAATTGTGGTTATCAGGATCCTTGTCGGGCATGACAAGTCGCTAAAGCAGCTGTTTCTAGCACATGGAGGGATGAACTTGTTAATGGCTCTTTACCAGTACAAGCAAGGAATTGCAAAAGAGGAAGCGGCCCTTACAATGATAAGTTTCAGACAAGGTCAGTTTCGTTTTCCTGGCTATTTTTGTCGGTGGAGAATTCTTATATTAACAAATAATCATTCATGAATTGTCCTGGTGTCCATAAAGGCACTCAATTTTTGTCAGTGCAAATTATTTTCCGTCAGAAATAGGAGGAACGATTCTTTGCTGAACATGCAAAAGTGGCTCGAAAATAGAACAGCTTTGAATAGTGTGTGAGGCCAAAACAACTGAGTAGAGGTATagtgaaataataaaataattaaacaaaggaaaatggaaaacaaaatcCTGAACCTCGACTTTGTTCTCTTGTTTGCGCAGAATGCGAAACTAGTTTATTGAGTGTCATCAAAGACTTGTCATACAACCAGAATAAAGAAATTACTCTGGCCAATCATAGCAGACGAACACAAGAATATAAGCCAATAACATTGAAGATCAACTGCATGCAGCCGTAATTAAGCTTGGAAAGCATATAAGCCAATCACGACTGGATTTTCTTTTACATCAAGTTTGATTGGCGGAGGGCTGATGTGGAGCGAGCTTATTAAGCCAATCACTCAATGCAGCAAAGGGAAATAGCAAGGGAAATAGCGAGGGAAATAAGAGCAATTGCTAATTAGTTTGACCACTAAAAACAACTACATCTGAAAATCTGTCTTGCGAGTATTCATGCTTGCATACAGACAACACAATGGCCACTTTTGGGGAGAGATGAATGGATGGTCTGTGTTAACGGTTTCCCCTTTTGTAGGTTTTAAAGGTGGAATCTCCAGAAGACATCGAAAGTCGCGGACTACTGacccaaaattcaaaaaatgtcCAAAATCGAATGGCCATGGAGATATATGGGAGAAGGTCGGAGAGAAATGGAAAGGACAAGATCAAGTCATGAAAGTGCTAACAAAGTTTAACGTGCGATATTAATTACATTTATTCCCCCATTTTAAagcaaatatatatattttcccGATGTGATGCTGAAAAcgttcagattttgaaagtgaaaacaGATTGTTCACATGCTTACATTTTCCGTGGTtagactaaccacgaacaatgtatttacaactttattgtcaattttgaaagtgtgtttgcttatcacctgactggcaaaattttaagctttgacttttatccaaaggccgttcactttgagtgtaagttttggatttcacggtccgccattactcacgttcaaaattgACCGATTGGAattcagagggttggatccaagCAAAAGTGACGttaaaggctcactagcttgtAAGTTCAGCatttgaatgcagcttattatatatgcaaacgcgagtttaaaagtctgaaagcccaaaactcgcGTGCTGAATATTAACTCTGCGGTGCACACgtgcattgcattcttgaactagtgagcctttgacgtcatttctaTCCTCGATCCACCCTCTCAAAGATATTAAACTGagttagtaatggcgggccATTAAATACGAAAATAACTGTTAACTTGAAATAAACTTAAAACTACTTTGGTCGCTtagggtgcattcgattgactgtctttcggaataggaatacatggaatacaagttggaaatccttcgtttttgcggagattcacattaaa
Above is a window of Montipora capricornis isolate CH-2021 chromosome 6, ASM3666992v2, whole genome shotgun sequence DNA encoding:
- the LOC138052902 gene encoding uncharacterized protein, translating into MACTVSQWEFKHLEVVGARFSSPDEFDATSSRIPRLKVETKTRILKRKDEQPVEVKGPRSPTKRQSPLGEKLQKEKIVTIKVVLPKKKSEVLERNCLCTCEERDSMSELSSKDGKAETNKDLEFSELMDLLRGFDEGSMKDSLSELRTTAKRFHRNKLLSWSETIEVLKLLDTDNNKLKEGILFIISQFCTSTVNVKRFLDNGLMNKLIDVVLRSEEDNIKREAVLCLSQVVDKTEHASLWLDLMTISGVDALFNLMETSGPLQEAVVLAIKNLAAHPKAAQVILKYGLDTLKQLIVCESTYGNYIGNPEVQGLITHLLTNLISHDSHMVEEFLSKHDDAIKSTVDLLQYSPCLQQQQSARFIATLAYHKPGLAALVSHNAIEHVLWAVTCSQCRKLREHASTALRRITANPDRTTALSAFSQAVNLKTELQEQTFSPSNSSRTFSSTEDNAHAPSKSHLFGSSSSETLLDRNISSNLQRTLSEVTSLLVITFESDALCTSGSERQFSQPRHLAEPSLRLTRLKQPNNFFAKEKYLSSLQVLTNTLIVISNLILMNEKMEDKSGDIPDELRKLDNAALVIQHGGLKFLPELEFLSNKLLKANPPSFHKIDPTILPPKEIITTTKNARTHLIFRNTIKKSKESGTKYTDFGFEPNEVEFVKAALELLCIFAETTAPEFDPCLEDIRVLVNSRPSRKKRHISFHKSATTMNNSSKENKRTNSSKNLRKRPLSRSVSLASMDTSTSSKPSQSSSLNGASTQFAQSTSSQDSRDTIHYVKQSLLDSKVIYCLAPWIMCGIYDIQANALKIIRYLQHSKYAPSVPPSLNHPSAREAWASKASSHSSPKLRSRSSTLSQRSLNSPTPGCNGMNKSKYLGVTCVRHVIQHCGGYLLDSLGPPVSRALGKTSLMVIREAVINGALDTRLKIIKLGCFAHVIEHIRGNEDDEDLQALGIVVIRILVGHDKSLKQLFLAHGGMNLLMALYQYKQGIAKEEAALTMISFRQGFKGGISRRHRKSRTTDPKFKKCPKSNGHGDIWEKVGEKWKGQDQVMKVLTKFNVRY